A single region of the Armatimonadota bacterium genome encodes:
- the ileS gene encoding isoleucine--tRNA ligase codes for MDYEHTLNLPKTSFPMKAELVKREPQFQRFWQEHDIYHKALEKPAPRGLFILHDGPPYSNGDIHMGHALNKTLKDVIVKFRMLQGYRSPFVPGWDNHGMPIENEVTKEFRRKGEKPDKVTLRKRCREYASHFVNRQREQFKRLGCIGDWEDPYLTMSYEFEATLVRVFGELVERGYIYRGLKPVLWCPVCETALADAEIEYHTHTSPSITVRFPLKEDPNGVFSEKDGKRAYILIWTTTPWTIPSNMAVAVHPAEPYAIVESDGALYLLAEALVESTMARVGTKEYRVVRTLQGNALAGLVFQHPLYERESPVVFADYVTMTEGTGVVHIAPGHGEEDFHTGLEYGLRVMCPVDVQGKFTDEVGERLAGKYVRDADAEIVEWLRERSALLAHEPYEHQYPYCWRCHSPLLFRATVQWFMNIDHNRHRERCLEAIERVKWFPPQSINRIRSMVQGRPDWCLSRQRAWGVGIPAFYCKGCGEVLLEPALIARVADEVEKAGSDVWFEKPAEFFLPEGTACPKCGGTAFDKETDILDVWFDSGCTHRAVLERRPELRWPSDVYLEGSDQHRGWFNSSLMIAVATKDDAPYRTVITNGWMLDGEGRAMHKSWGNVISPLEVINKYGADVLRLWVSSCNYFEDVRLSFEILDRTAEAYRRIRNTMRFLLGNLYDYDPAQHRVVESQMLPLDQWAMARTRKLLADCLAAYEVYEFHRVYQNVHNFCVVDMSAFYLDVLKDRLYCSPPASHERRSAQTALHFIAQTLAQLLAPIITHTAEEVWQTLPGDDKAESILLSQLPEDPFSVHDAAMLERWEPVLAVRETVNKALEQARQSEMIRRSQEAALHLKLDDETWSALKPFLADLPTLFMVASVHVEQWDEEEASVTVQKAEGEKCPRCWQIRTDIGTDAQYPDLCARCASVMRIIA; via the coding sequence ATGGATTACGAACATACATTGAATCTGCCCAAAACTTCCTTCCCGATGAAAGCGGAACTGGTGAAGCGAGAGCCGCAGTTCCAGCGGTTCTGGCAGGAGCACGATATCTATCATAAGGCGTTAGAGAAACCTGCCCCACGAGGGCTGTTCATTCTGCATGACGGTCCCCCTTACTCGAACGGCGATATTCACATGGGGCACGCCCTGAACAAGACGCTGAAGGACGTTATCGTCAAGTTCCGCATGTTGCAGGGCTATCGCTCACCCTTTGTACCCGGCTGGGACAACCACGGCATGCCCATCGAGAACGAAGTGACCAAAGAGTTCCGCCGTAAGGGCGAGAAACCCGATAAGGTGACCCTGCGCAAGCGGTGCCGTGAGTACGCCAGCCATTTTGTCAACCGCCAGCGCGAGCAGTTCAAGAGGTTGGGCTGTATCGGCGACTGGGAAGACCCTTATCTCACCATGTCCTACGAGTTCGAAGCCACGCTCGTGCGCGTGTTCGGCGAGCTGGTGGAACGCGGCTATATCTATCGCGGGCTGAAGCCCGTCCTCTGGTGTCCGGTGTGCGAGACCGCCCTCGCCGATGCAGAGATTGAGTACCACACGCATACTTCACCCTCCATCACCGTGCGCTTCCCGTTAAAGGAAGACCCCAACGGTGTGTTTTCCGAAAAGGACGGCAAGAGGGCGTACATCCTTATCTGGACGACGACCCCCTGGACGATCCCGTCCAACATGGCGGTAGCGGTGCACCCTGCGGAGCCATATGCCATTGTAGAGAGCGACGGCGCACTCTACCTGCTGGCGGAAGCACTGGTAGAAAGCACGATGGCGCGTGTTGGGACAAAAGAGTATCGTGTGGTGCGCACCCTGCAGGGCAACGCGCTGGCGGGGCTGGTGTTTCAACATCCGCTGTATGAACGCGAATCGCCCGTCGTTTTTGCCGACTACGTGACCATGACCGAGGGCACTGGCGTGGTGCACATCGCGCCCGGTCACGGCGAGGAGGACTTCCACACCGGTCTGGAATACGGCTTGCGTGTGATGTGCCCGGTGGATGTGCAGGGCAAGTTCACCGACGAGGTAGGCGAACGCCTCGCGGGCAAGTACGTGCGCGACGCCGATGCCGAGATTGTCGAGTGGCTGCGTGAACGGTCTGCCCTGCTCGCACACGAGCCGTACGAGCACCAGTACCCCTACTGCTGGCGGTGTCACTCGCCCTTGCTGTTCCGTGCGACGGTGCAGTGGTTCATGAACATCGACCACAACCGCCATCGCGAGCGATGCTTAGAGGCGATTGAACGTGTGAAGTGGTTCCCGCCACAGAGCATTAACCGCATCCGCAGTATGGTGCAAGGACGCCCCGACTGGTGTCTCAGCCGTCAACGCGCGTGGGGCGTAGGCATTCCCGCCTTCTACTGTAAGGGGTGCGGCGAGGTGTTGCTGGAGCCTGCTCTGATTGCCCGTGTTGCGGACGAGGTGGAGAAGGCAGGCAGCGACGTGTGGTTCGAGAAACCCGCCGAGTTCTTCCTGCCCGAAGGTACAGCGTGCCCGAAGTGCGGCGGCACCGCTTTCGATAAGGAAACGGACATCCTCGATGTGTGGTTCGACAGCGGGTGCACGCACCGCGCCGTGCTGGAAAGACGTCCTGAACTGCGCTGGCCCTCCGACGTGTATCTGGAAGGCTCCGACCAGCATCGTGGATGGTTCAACTCCAGCCTGATGATCGCCGTTGCCACCAAAGACGATGCCCCCTACCGTACGGTCATTACCAACGGCTGGATGCTGGACGGCGAGGGGCGCGCCATGCACAAGTCCTGGGGCAACGTCATTAGCCCGCTGGAGGTGATCAACAAATACGGTGCGGACGTGCTGAGATTGTGGGTCTCCAGCTGCAACTACTTCGAGGACGTGCGCCTGTCGTTCGAGATTTTAGACCGTACCGCCGAGGCGTATCGGCGCATCCGCAACACCATGCGATTCCTGCTGGGCAACCTGTACGACTACGACCCCGCCCAGCATCGTGTGGTGGAGAGCCAGATGCTCCCGCTGGACCAGTGGGCGATGGCGCGCACGCGCAAACTGCTGGCGGACTGCCTCGCAGCATACGAGGTGTACGAGTTCCACCGCGTCTACCAGAACGTGCATAACTTCTGCGTGGTGGATATGAGCGCGTTCTACCTGGACGTGCTGAAGGACAGGCTGTACTGTTCGCCGCCTGCCTCACACGAGCGACGTTCCGCACAGACCGCCCTGCACTTCATCGCCCAGACTCTGGCGCAGCTGCTCGCGCCCATTATCACGCATACCGCCGAGGAGGTGTGGCAGACACTACCGGGCGATGACAAGGCAGAGAGCATCCTGCTCTCCCAACTGCCCGAGGACCCCTTCTCGGTGCATGATGCGGCGATGCTGGAGCGGTGGGAGCCGGTGCTGGCGGTGCGCGAGACGGTCAATAAGGCGCTGGAGCAGGCGCGACAGTCGGAGATGATTCGCCGCTCGCAGGAAGCGGCTCTGCATCTCAAACTGGACGATGAAACCTGGAGCGCGCTCAAACCTTTCCTCGCCGACCTGCCGACGCTGTTCATGGTAGCCTCTGTGCACGTGGAACAGTGGGACGAGGAGGAGGCTTCCGTCACCGTCCAGAAGGCAGAAGGCGAGAAGTGCCCACGCTGCTGGCAGATTCGCACCGACATCGGGACAGATGCGCAATATCCCGACCTGTGTGCGCGTTGCGCCAGCGTCATGAGAATCATCGCATGA
- a CDS encoding aldolase, translating into MRVNKVLQKLRGGKPVLVGIVWTVPHWKIVEMIGIAGYDCVWIEMEHSDTTWEQMSQMVLAARATGLEAIVRIPRGSYNNVIRPLEAGATGLLLPHCTGGEDAREFVQMARFAPMGWRGIGGSVDIAYGTEFSDEYYQWANREILLGVMIERKEAVEDIEAIASVEGLDLLLIGPADLSQSYGVRGDYTHPLLQEAFVRVAEACARHGKSWGLAGNVPSQREQYAMGARFFTVAHEMGLLMEGFRQAKEAFEREVAGR; encoded by the coding sequence ATGCGTGTCAACAAGGTACTTCAGAAGCTGCGCGGGGGCAAACCGGTACTGGTAGGCATAGTGTGGACGGTTCCGCACTGGAAAATTGTCGAGATGATAGGCATTGCAGGCTATGACTGCGTGTGGATCGAGATGGAACATTCGGACACCACCTGGGAGCAGATGTCGCAGATGGTGCTCGCGGCACGCGCTACCGGTTTAGAAGCGATCGTGCGTATTCCTCGCGGCAGTTATAACAACGTCATCCGTCCTCTGGAGGCGGGAGCGACGGGGCTGCTGTTGCCGCATTGCACGGGTGGGGAAGATGCCCGGGAGTTCGTGCAGATGGCGCGGTTCGCTCCGATGGGCTGGCGCGGAATCGGTGGCAGCGTGGATATTGCCTACGGAACGGAGTTTTCGGACGAGTACTACCAGTGGGCTAACCGCGAAATCCTGCTGGGTGTGATGATAGAGCGCAAGGAAGCGGTAGAGGACATTGAGGCTATCGCCAGCGTGGAGGGGTTGGACTTGCTGCTGATAGGACCCGCCGACCTGTCGCAGAGTTATGGCGTGCGTGGCGATTACACACACCCTCTCCTGCAGGAGGCATTCGTACGGGTCGCGGAGGCGTGTGCCAGACACGGTAAATCGTGGGGGCTCGCAGGGAACGTACCCTCTCAGAGGGAACAGTATGCGATGGGGGCGCGCTTTTTTACCGTAGCGCATGAGATGGGGCTGTTGATGGAGGGGTTCCGCCAGGCAAAGGAGGCATTCGAGAGGGAAGTTGCAGGGAGATGA
- a CDS encoding ADP-heptose--LPS heptosyltransferase — MTVLDLQPSRVFVFLREHIGDVVNSTAALHCLRQRFPNAHLCVEVGERAVEVLQNFPGIDDIWVRPMHQGVWGKLRFIRRLRRGRFDLAVILDDSADMVLHAWLAGIPVRVGVRRKRKFERLYTAFVPHDPSRHETLEHFRHLVQMLGCDTSDYRPRLYPSSEDARIAEAELYSAGWDGSTVLAGINPGASREHRQWFPERFAQVCDALFERGMQCVVLGGSGDKELAEQILAHCRSRPLVLTGRLTILQLAALMPRLSLLITADSGPMHIAAAMGTRVVALYGRSDPAYTGPFGEGHVIIRHNEPCIGCTAERCVHDRECMKRISVEEVVTASLILGKSSAVVTTEREQSEGESCY; from the coding sequence ATGACCGTTCTGGACCTTCAGCCTTCCCGGGTTTTTGTTTTCCTGCGCGAGCATATCGGTGACGTGGTGAACAGCACGGCAGCGCTGCATTGCCTGCGCCAACGGTTCCCGAATGCCCATCTCTGTGTGGAGGTTGGCGAGCGGGCGGTAGAAGTGCTGCAGAACTTCCCCGGTATCGACGACATCTGGGTACGCCCCATGCATCAGGGGGTGTGGGGCAAGCTGCGATTCATCCGACGCCTGCGCAGGGGGCGTTTCGACCTCGCGGTGATTCTGGACGATAGCGCGGACATGGTACTTCATGCCTGGCTGGCGGGCATCCCCGTGCGCGTAGGGGTCAGGCGCAAGCGCAAGTTTGAAAGGCTGTACACCGCTTTTGTGCCGCATGACCCGAGCCGCCACGAGACGCTGGAACATTTTCGGCACCTGGTGCAGATGCTGGGGTGTGACACCTCCGACTACCGCCCGCGCTTGTATCCGTCTTCGGAAGACGCCCGCATCGCAGAGGCGGAACTGTACTCGGCTGGGTGGGACGGCAGCACCGTGCTTGCAGGCATCAACCCGGGTGCGAGCCGCGAACACCGTCAGTGGTTTCCCGAACGCTTCGCGCAGGTGTGCGACGCGCTCTTCGAGCGGGGGATGCAGTGTGTGGTGCTTGGGGGATCAGGCGATAAGGAGCTGGCAGAGCAGATACTGGCGCACTGTCGCAGCCGTCCGCTGGTGCTGACTGGCAGGCTCACTATTCTACAGCTCGCCGCACTGATGCCTCGCCTGAGCCTGCTCATTACCGCCGATAGCGGACCCATGCACATCGCCGCCGCGATGGGCACACGGGTGGTGGCGTTGTACGGTCGCAGCGACCCCGCGTACACCGGTCCCTTCGGCGAGGGACACGTTATCATTCGTCACAACGAGCCGTGCATCGGCTGCACTGCCGAGCGATGTGTGCACGACAGGGAGTGCATGAAGCGCATCAGCGTGGAGGAGGTAGTCACGGCAAGCCTCATTCTTGGGAAGAGTAGTGCTGTGGTCACAACAGAGCGTGAACAATCTGAAGGGGAGAGTTGTTACTGA
- the lspA gene encoding lipoprotein signal peptidase: protein MKQWFFAVTWLIILLDQASKWWIQWKLIPGQSVPVVPGVLHFTLSFNSGIAFGLFPQFGGVFLWLSLAIVVVVTVYYLSIPAPSASTTAIASLLVGGALGNVLDRLRLGHVVDFIDFRVFPVFNLADTAVTCATILWIAKHWLVLSAEPTTPHKEEQESLQ, encoded by the coding sequence ATGAAACAGTGGTTCTTTGCCGTCACCTGGCTGATCATCCTGCTGGACCAGGCGAGCAAGTGGTGGATACAATGGAAACTGATACCCGGTCAATCGGTACCGGTTGTGCCGGGCGTGTTGCATTTCACCCTGTCGTTCAACTCGGGCATCGCCTTTGGGTTGTTTCCGCAGTTCGGTGGTGTGTTTCTGTGGCTCTCGCTGGCGATCGTGGTGGTTGTGACGGTGTACTATCTGAGTATCCCTGCTCCTTCGGCAAGCACCACCGCTATCGCCAGCCTGCTGGTGGGAGGCGCGCTCGGCAACGTGCTGGACAGGTTGCGCCTGGGGCACGTGGTGGATTTCATTGACTTCCGCGTGTTTCCGGTGTTCAACCTGGCGGATACCGCCGTCACCTGCGCGACGATCCTGTGGATAGCGAAGCACTGGCTGGTTCTCTCTGCAGAGCCGACCACGCCGCACAAAGAGGAGCAGGAGAGCCTTCAGTAA